A genomic window from Aquitalea aquatilis includes:
- the hisC gene encoding histidinol-phosphate transaminase, giving the protein MTLTAKQLVRPEITGIKAYHVSDAAGLLKLDAMENPYALPAALRAELGQCLADVAINRYPDPHGGGLKDELKAAFDIPAAASVLLGNGSDEIITLISQALARPGAVMLVLEPSFVMYRMNALFSGLQYVGVPLHADFSLDLPALLAAIASQQPAVVFLSYPNNPTGPQFAREQVLAVLDAAPGLVVVDEAYQAFASDSLMDLAGSRPNLLVMRTLSKLGLAGLRLGYAAGPAEWMDELDKVRPPYNINVLTQAAARFALRHLDVFMQQAQTLRDERQRLLQALRQFAATTVFDSQANFITLRVPDAGQLFAWLKKNGILIKNLHGSHPLLDNCLRLTVGSPEENTAVLAALDRYFA; this is encoded by the coding sequence ATGACATTGACTGCCAAGCAACTGGTCCGTCCGGAAATAACCGGAATCAAGGCCTACCATGTATCTGATGCCGCCGGCCTGCTCAAGCTGGACGCCATGGAAAACCCCTATGCCTTGCCGGCCGCACTGCGCGCCGAACTGGGGCAATGCCTGGCCGATGTCGCCATCAACCGCTATCCCGACCCGCATGGCGGCGGCCTCAAGGACGAACTCAAGGCTGCGTTTGACATCCCAGCCGCCGCCAGCGTGCTGCTGGGCAATGGCTCGGACGAAATCATTACCCTGATCAGCCAGGCGCTGGCCCGGCCCGGCGCGGTGATGCTGGTGCTGGAGCCGTCCTTCGTCATGTACCGCATGAATGCGCTGTTCTCCGGCTTGCAGTACGTGGGTGTACCGCTGCATGCCGATTTCAGCCTTGATCTGCCGGCCCTGCTGGCGGCGATTGCCAGCCAGCAGCCGGCGGTGGTGTTCCTGTCCTACCCGAATAATCCTACCGGCCCCCAATTTGCCCGCGAGCAAGTGCTGGCCGTGCTGGATGCAGCGCCGGGCCTGGTGGTGGTGGATGAGGCCTATCAGGCTTTTGCCAGCGACAGCCTGATGGATCTGGCGGGCAGCCGGCCGAATCTGCTGGTCATGCGCACCCTGTCCAAGCTGGGCCTGGCCGGCCTGCGCCTGGGTTATGCTGCCGGTCCTGCCGAATGGATGGACGAGCTGGACAAGGTGCGCCCGCCCTACAACATCAATGTGCTGACCCAGGCCGCCGCCCGTTTCGCGCTGCGCCACCTGGATGTGTTCATGCAGCAGGCGCAAACCCTGCGCGACGAACGCCAGCGCCTGTTGCAGGCCCTGCGCCAGTTTGCAGCGACTACCGTTTTTGATTCGCAAGCCAATTTCATCACGCTACGGGTGCCGGATGCCGGTCAGCTGTTTGCATGGCTGAAGAAAAATGGCATCCTGATCAAGAACTTGCATGGCAGCCACCCGCTGCTCGACAACTGCCTGCGCCTGACGGTGGGCAGCCCGGAAGAAAACACGGCCGTGCTTGCCGCACTGGACCGCTACTTTGCCTGA
- the hisD gene encoding histidinol dehydrogenase: MLKLSSTQADFQQQLQALLAFETAQDPAVDSAVAAICDDVKARGDAAVLEYTNRFDRMQATSMADLTLSREQLEAAWHRLPAEVQQALSAAAERVRRYHEKQLAHSWSYEDEDGTLLGQQVTPLDRVGIYVPGGKAAYPSSVLMNAMPAKVAGVGEIIMVVPTPQGERNDLVLAAAFIAGVDKVFTCGGAQAVAALAYGTATIPQVDKITGPGNAYVAAAKRRVFGVVGIDMVAGPSEILVICDGNTPADWIAMDLFSQAEHDEIAQAILLCPSAEYIAAVEASIEKLLPTMPRRAIIEASLGNRGALIQVRDLAEACEIANYIAPEHLELSVSEPEQQLPLLRHAGAIFMGRFTSESLGDYCAGPNHVLPTSRTARFASPLGVYDFQKRSSLIRVSAAGAQKLGKIASVLAHGEGLTAHARAAELRLEP, encoded by the coding sequence ATGCTGAAACTGTCTTCTACCCAAGCTGATTTCCAGCAGCAATTGCAAGCCCTGCTGGCTTTTGAAACCGCGCAGGACCCGGCGGTGGACAGCGCGGTTGCCGCCATCTGTGATGACGTCAAGGCGCGTGGCGATGCTGCCGTGCTGGAGTACACCAACCGCTTCGACCGCATGCAGGCCACCTCCATGGCCGATCTCACCCTGTCGCGCGAACAGCTGGAAGCCGCCTGGCACCGTTTGCCGGCCGAGGTGCAACAGGCGCTGAGCGCCGCTGCCGAACGCGTGCGCCGTTACCACGAGAAGCAGCTGGCCCACTCCTGGAGCTACGAAGACGAAGACGGCACGCTGCTGGGTCAGCAGGTGACGCCGCTGGACCGCGTCGGCATCTATGTGCCCGGTGGCAAGGCCGCCTATCCCAGTTCGGTGCTGATGAATGCCATGCCGGCCAAGGTGGCTGGCGTGGGCGAAATCATCATGGTGGTGCCCACCCCGCAGGGCGAGCGCAATGATCTGGTGCTGGCTGCCGCCTTTATCGCGGGTGTGGACAAGGTGTTCACCTGTGGCGGCGCACAGGCCGTGGCCGCGCTGGCCTATGGCACGGCCACCATTCCGCAGGTGGACAAGATCACCGGTCCGGGCAATGCCTATGTAGCCGCTGCCAAGCGCCGGGTATTTGGCGTGGTGGGCATCGACATGGTGGCCGGCCCGTCCGAGATCCTGGTGATCTGCGATGGCAACACCCCGGCCGACTGGATCGCCATGGACCTGTTCAGCCAGGCCGAGCACGACGAAATCGCCCAGGCCATCCTGCTGTGTCCGTCGGCCGAGTACATTGCCGCAGTGGAAGCCAGCATCGAAAAGCTGCTGCCGACCATGCCGCGTCGCGCCATTATCGAAGCCAGCCTGGGCAACCGTGGTGCGCTGATCCAGGTGCGCGATCTGGCCGAAGCCTGCGAGATTGCCAACTACATCGCGCCGGAACATCTGGAATTGTCGGTCAGCGAGCCGGAACAGCAACTGCCGCTGTTGCGCCACGCCGGTGCCATCTTCATGGGCCGCTTTACCTCGGAAAGCCTGGGCGACTACTGTGCCGGCCCCAACCATGTGTTGCCGACCAGCCGCACGGCGCGTTTTGCCAGCCCGCTGGGGGTGTACGACTTCCAGAAGCGCTCCAGCCTGATCCGTGTTTCTGCGGCAGGAGCACAGAAGCTGGGCAAGATCGCCAGCGTACTGGCGCATGGCGAAGGCCTGACCGCCCACGCCCGCGCCGCCGAGCTGCGTCTGGAGCCCTGA
- the hisG gene encoding ATP phosphoribosyltransferase → MTLTIALSKGRIFEETLPLLAAAGIVPAEDPESSRKLIIGTNHEDVRLVIVRASDVPTYVQYGAADLGIAGRDVLIEHGGDGLYQPLDLNIAKCKMMVAVENGFDYQNAVRQGARLKIATKYPKIAREHFAAKGVHVDIIKLYGSMELAPLVGLADAIVDLVSTGGTLRANNLVAVEHIIDISSRLVVNQAALKLKYDRIQPVLDAFASAVPA, encoded by the coding sequence ATGACCCTGACTATTGCCCTGTCCAAAGGGCGCATCTTTGAAGAAACCCTGCCCCTGCTGGCTGCCGCCGGCATTGTTCCGGCGGAAGATCCGGAATCCTCGCGCAAGCTCATTATCGGCACCAACCATGAAGACGTGCGCCTGGTGATTGTAAGAGCCTCCGATGTCCCCACCTATGTACAGTACGGCGCTGCCGATCTGGGCATCGCCGGCCGCGATGTGCTGATCGAACACGGCGGTGATGGCCTGTACCAGCCGCTGGACCTGAATATCGCCAAGTGCAAGATGATGGTGGCAGTGGAAAACGGCTTCGACTACCAGAACGCCGTGCGCCAGGGCGCCCGACTGAAAATCGCCACCAAGTATCCCAAGATTGCGCGCGAGCATTTTGCCGCCAAGGGTGTGCATGTGGACATCATCAAGTTGTACGGCTCGATGGAGCTGGCACCGCTGGTAGGCCTGGCCGATGCCATCGTCGATCTGGTGTCCACCGGTGGCACGCTGCGTGCCAATAATCTGGTTGCTGTCGAACACATCATCGACATCAGCTCGCGGCTGGTGGTGAATCAGGCTGCGCTCAAACTCAAATACGACCGCATCCAGCCGGTGCTGGATGCCTTTGCCTCTGCCGTGCCGGCATAA
- a CDS encoding flagellar brake protein produces the protein MSEDNNPGMLHSDHAQPDMTRYILATPVEVVHHLASIARSGHMVTVFSNKGKTFILTRFLEVDAKRGVLLLDWGADPATNEQLLASERNVFVCSPDGVKTQFVTTAARKVMLDSGPAFEVDLPEQVIKLQRREFFRIQTPVSNPVSCHIADYPGRPLDLVLFDISLGGCSLWLPAAHAPGFDLGQKYQNCSFELKPLGSLRVGIEIRHRLTTQLRNGNEAVRAGCAFLNMTPSSETLVQRYVGQLERERRALVG, from the coding sequence GTGAGCGAAGACAACAACCCCGGTATGCTGCACAGCGACCATGCCCAGCCCGATATGACCAGGTATATCCTGGCCACCCCGGTTGAGGTCGTGCATCATCTGGCGTCTATCGCCAGGTCCGGGCATATGGTGACGGTGTTTTCCAACAAGGGAAAAACCTTCATTCTCACCCGCTTTCTGGAGGTGGATGCCAAGCGCGGCGTGTTGTTGCTCGACTGGGGGGCTGATCCGGCCACCAATGAACAACTGCTCGCCAGCGAACGCAATGTGTTTGTCTGCTCGCCGGACGGGGTCAAGACCCAGTTTGTCACCACCGCTGCCCGCAAGGTCATGCTGGACAGCGGCCCGGCCTTCGAAGTGGACCTGCCCGAGCAGGTGATCAAGCTGCAGCGGCGCGAGTTTTTCCGCATCCAGACCCCGGTCAGCAATCCGGTCAGCTGCCATATTGCCGATTACCCCGGCCGGCCGCTGGATCTGGTGCTGTTCGACATCAGCCTGGGTGGCTGCAGCCTGTGGCTGCCGGCAGCGCATGCGCCCGGTTTTGATCTGGGCCAGAAATACCAGAATTGTTCATTCGAATTGAAACCGCTGGGCAGTTTGCGGGTGGGCATCGAAATCCGCCACCGCCTGACCACCCAGCTGCGCAACGGCAATGAAGCCGTCCGTGCCGGTTGCGCCTTTCTCAATATGACTCCGTCGTCGGAAACGCTGGTGCAGCGTTATGTCGGCCAGCTGGAGCGCGAACGGCGCGCCCTGGTCGGCTGA
- a CDS encoding SCO family protein yields the protein MRHLLRLLSLFMLFAALAACAPPAAPKLDLKGTDMSDTQLGGDFSLTDHLGQPRKLSDFSSKVVALFFGYTHCPDVCPTTMLEYATVMKKLGPDADKVQVLFVTVDPERDTTAVLAGYVPHFDSRFVGLTGSTAQIEQVKSAYKVVAQKVAVPGGAYTVDHSAGSYLFDKSGKLRVYEAYATPADSLTHDIRQLLR from the coding sequence ATGCGCCATCTGCTACGTTTGCTTTCCCTGTTCATGCTGTTTGCCGCACTGGCTGCCTGCGCGCCGCCGGCGGCCCCCAAGCTGGATCTCAAAGGCACGGACATGAGCGATACCCAGCTGGGCGGCGATTTCAGCCTGACCGACCACCTGGGCCAGCCGCGCAAGCTGTCCGACTTCTCCAGCAAGGTGGTCGCGCTGTTCTTCGGCTATACCCATTGTCCGGATGTCTGCCCCACCACCATGCTGGAATACGCCACAGTCATGAAAAAGCTGGGGCCGGACGCTGACAAGGTGCAGGTATTGTTTGTCACGGTTGACCCGGAGCGTGATACCACGGCGGTACTGGCCGGCTATGTGCCGCACTTCGACTCCCGTTTTGTCGGCCTTACCGGCAGCACGGCGCAGATCGAGCAGGTCAAATCAGCCTACAAGGTGGTGGCGCAGAAAGTGGCCGTGCCGGGTGGCGCTTACACGGTAGACCACAGTGCCGGCTCCTATCTGTTCGACAAAAGCGGAAAATTACGGGTTTATGAGGCTTATGCCACGCCGGCAGACAGCCTGACTCATGATATTCGTCAGCTGTTACGCTAG
- the cyoE gene encoding heme o synthase, protein MSASMRLQSGYAHALAMLQLAKPRVVALIVFCAVIGMLLSQPALPALRLLLPATLGIALMAGAAAMLNCLLERALDARMLRTAWRATARGSAGRGETLLLALLLGGGGMLLLWGWVNALTAWLTLATLLAYALVYTLLLKPYTPQNIVIGGISGAMPPLLGWTAMTGQVSPHALLLLLIIYTWTPPHFWALALYRRADYARAGLPMLPLTHGQGFTTLSILLYTLLLTAVTLLPVALGVAGWLYLLAALALDGRFLFLAVQLHRQYADALARRTFSWSIWYLTWLFAAMLSDHYCLLPVS, encoded by the coding sequence ATGTCTGCCAGTATGAGGCTGCAATCGGGATATGCGCATGCGCTGGCCATGTTGCAGCTGGCCAAGCCGCGCGTGGTGGCGCTGATCGTGTTCTGTGCCGTGATCGGCATGTTGCTGTCGCAGCCAGCGCTGCCGGCGCTGCGGCTGCTATTGCCGGCCACCTTGGGTATTGCGCTGATGGCTGGTGCGGCGGCGATGCTCAACTGCCTGCTGGAGCGTGCGCTGGATGCCCGCATGCTGCGTACCGCCTGGCGTGCCACGGCGCGGGGCAGCGCCGGGCGCGGTGAAACCCTGCTGCTGGCCTTGCTGCTGGGCGGCGGTGGCATGCTGCTGCTGTGGGGCTGGGTCAATGCGCTGACCGCCTGGCTGACGCTGGCCACTCTGCTGGCCTATGCACTGGTGTATACCCTGCTGCTGAAACCGTACACACCGCAAAACATCGTCATCGGTGGCATCAGCGGGGCCATGCCGCCACTACTGGGCTGGACGGCGATGACCGGGCAGGTCAGCCCGCATGCGCTGTTGCTGCTGTTGATCATCTACACCTGGACACCGCCGCACTTCTGGGCGCTGGCGCTGTACCGGCGTGCCGACTACGCCCGCGCCGGCCTGCCCATGCTGCCGCTGACGCATGGCCAAGGTTTCACCACCTTGTCCATTCTGCTGTACACCCTGCTGCTGACTGCCGTCACCCTGTTGCCGGTGGCGCTGGGCGTGGCCGGCTGGCTGTATCTGCTGGCTGCGCTGGCACTGGACGGACGCTTCTTGTTTCTTGCTGTGCAACTGCATCGTCAGTATGCTGACGCCTTGGCTCGCCGCACCTTTTCCTGGTCGATCTGGTATCTGACCTGGCTGTTTGCCGCGATGCTGTCCGATCATTACTGTCTGCTACCGGTTTCCTGA
- a CDS encoding COX15/CtaA family protein has protein sequence MRKLAWLALLLACVVLPLGAYVRLSDAGLGCPDWPGCYGRLSPAHAAVAIEQAMQLQPDGPVSPDKAWKEMLHRYLAGSLGLLILWQALQAWRSGRQRRVAGLLLLLLALQAGLGMLTVTMRLQPLVVTAHLLLGMSLLALLLWQAVGSHWPGVRVTAGQRRLAWLWLLVLVGQIALGGWVSSHQAALACQGFPGCNGSGWPLSSLADAFVLRSGALPMASLVAMHWLHRLGALLVTLVLGLLCWRLWSCPGLRQQLRLLMALALLQLLLGVANVLWLHPLPLALAHHVGAMLLLASSCILLCRLPVPEAGYRPLRKSWLGWQSHSRPGQAWRGGMLSRRQ, from the coding sequence ATGAGGAAACTGGCCTGGCTGGCCCTGTTGCTGGCCTGTGTGGTGCTGCCGCTGGGGGCTTATGTGCGTTTGTCCGATGCTGGCCTCGGCTGCCCGGACTGGCCGGGTTGTTACGGCCGGCTCAGCCCGGCGCATGCTGCTGTGGCCATCGAGCAGGCCATGCAGTTGCAGCCGGATGGCCCGGTCAGCCCCGACAAGGCCTGGAAGGAAATGCTGCATCGCTATCTGGCGGGCAGTCTGGGGCTGTTGATCCTGTGGCAGGCGCTGCAGGCCTGGCGCAGTGGCCGGCAGCGGCGTGTCGCTGGCTTGCTGCTGCTTCTGTTGGCCTTGCAGGCGGGCTTAGGCATGTTGACGGTCACCATGCGGCTGCAGCCGTTGGTGGTCACCGCCCATCTGCTGCTGGGCATGAGCCTGCTGGCCTTGTTGCTGTGGCAGGCTGTTGGCAGCCACTGGCCGGGTGTGCGGGTGACGGCGGGCCAGCGCAGGCTGGCGTGGCTGTGGCTGCTTGTGCTGGTGGGGCAGATTGCGCTGGGCGGCTGGGTGTCGTCCCATCAGGCGGCCCTGGCCTGCCAGGGCTTTCCCGGCTGCAACGGCAGCGGGTGGCCACTATCGTCGCTTGCTGACGCCTTTGTGTTGCGGAGCGGGGCCTTGCCCATGGCCAGCCTGGTAGCCATGCACTGGCTGCACCGGCTGGGCGCACTGCTGGTGACGCTGGTGCTGGGCCTGCTGTGCTGGCGCTTGTGGTCTTGCCCCGGCCTGCGCCAACAGCTGCGGCTGCTCATGGCGCTTGCTCTGCTGCAACTGCTGTTGGGCGTAGCCAATGTGTTGTGGCTACACCCCTTGCCGCTGGCGCTGGCCCATCATGTCGGGGCCATGCTGCTGCTGGCGAGCAGCTGCATCCTGCTGTGCCGCCTGCCCGTGCCGGAGGCCGGCTATCGTCCGCTGCGAAAGAGCTGGCTGGGCTGGCAGAGCCACAGCAGGCCAGGCCAAGCCTGGCGCGGTGGCATGCTGTCGCGCCGACAGTGA
- a CDS encoding SURF1 family cytochrome oxidase biogenesis protein has translation MQASKKTMTIFMAEPSGAAAPAKTCFQSSGKKRNRGLLLLCVLLPFVLACWQGLRGMDAWQREQALAQAASQPAQSWSAVPLAQAPDYSRHSMAGVRPQGAVILLANSLLDEQPGARLLLPVRLADDSMLLLDLGWLADSRPQPSLSLPPLLRGQWLPWHARWTLPGAQSGIAGRVDQVAVAALPQAYPGRWRQGVLVLQPALPGLQAWPLQPALSAQRHFAYALQWAVLALCLLLLLRPWQWPGRWRVR, from the coding sequence ATGCAGGCAAGCAAAAAGACGATGACGATTTTCATGGCTGAGCCCTCCGGTGCTGCTGCGCCTGCAAAAACATGCTTTCAGTCTAGTGGCAAAAAGCGCAATCGTGGGCTTCTGTTGCTATGTGTGTTGTTACCTTTTGTATTGGCCTGCTGGCAGGGGCTGCGCGGCATGGACGCATGGCAGCGCGAACAGGCGCTGGCACAGGCTGCCAGCCAGCCGGCGCAGTCGTGGTCCGCTGTGCCACTGGCCCAGGCCCCGGACTATTCCCGCCACAGCATGGCTGGGGTCCGCCCGCAGGGGGCGGTGATCCTGCTGGCCAACAGCCTGCTGGACGAGCAGCCGGGAGCAAGGCTGCTGCTGCCGGTACGGCTGGCGGATGACAGCATGCTGCTGCTCGACCTGGGCTGGCTGGCCGATTCCCGGCCGCAACCCTCCTTGTCGCTGCCACCGCTGTTGCGCGGGCAGTGGCTGCCGTGGCATGCGCGCTGGACCTTGCCCGGCGCGCAGTCGGGCATTGCCGGCCGGGTGGATCAGGTGGCCGTGGCGGCTTTGCCGCAGGCGTATCCGGGCCGCTGGCGGCAGGGGGTGCTGGTGTTGCAGCCAGCACTGCCCGGTTTGCAGGCGTGGCCGCTGCAGCCAGCACTGTCGGCACAGCGACATTTTGCCTATGCCCTGCAATGGGCGGTGCTGGCGCTATGCCTGCTGCTCTTGCTGCGGCCATGGCAATGGCCAGGGCGATGGAGGGTGCGATGA
- a CDS encoding DUF2909 family protein, whose protein sequence is MKIVIVFLLACIVLALFWGLSGLLKAESGSQRLIRSLTLRLGLSIGLFILLLLGVLFGWWRPHQPS, encoded by the coding sequence ATGAAAATCGTCATCGTCTTTTTGCTTGCCTGCATCGTGCTGGCCCTGTTCTGGGGGCTATCCGGCCTGCTCAAGGCCGAGTCCGGTTCGCAGCGGCTGATCCGTTCGCTGACCTTGCGGCTGGGCTTGTCCATTGGTCTGTTCATCCTGCTGTTGCTGGGTGTGCTGTTTGGCTGGTGGCGTCCCCATCAGCCCAGCTAG
- a CDS encoding cytochrome c oxidase subunit 3 encodes MALLDEHGPAHYFVPAPSHWPVLGAVALFCLGLGAAFAVNGMLLGWWVLALGGLILLRMLFGWFGDVIGESVGGRYHGQEALSFRWGMGWFIFSEVMLFGAFFAALFWVRQVALPTLGSLDYKLLYPDFSASWPLLTAPSPGPAYQAMEAWGLPALNTLILLSSAVSLTWAHWGLLLERRAQLKLGLLITIVLGLIFLCLQAIEYHHAWTAQQLTLSAGGYGMTFYMLTGLHGLHVLLGSAILLVVWLRVLRGHFDQQHHFAFEAAAWYWHFVDVVWLLLFVFVYCL; translated from the coding sequence ATGGCGCTACTGGATGAGCATGGGCCGGCGCACTATTTCGTCCCCGCACCATCGCACTGGCCGGTACTGGGCGCAGTGGCATTGTTCTGCCTGGGACTGGGGGCGGCGTTTGCCGTCAACGGCATGCTGCTGGGCTGGTGGGTGCTGGCGCTGGGTGGGCTGATCCTGCTGCGCATGCTGTTTGGCTGGTTTGGCGATGTCATCGGCGAGAGCGTGGGTGGCCGCTATCACGGGCAGGAGGCGCTGTCCTTCCGCTGGGGCATGGGCTGGTTCATTTTCTCGGAAGTCATGCTGTTTGGCGCATTCTTTGCGGCGCTGTTCTGGGTGCGCCAGGTGGCGCTGCCGACGCTGGGCAGCCTGGATTACAAATTGCTCTATCCGGATTTTTCCGCCAGCTGGCCGCTGCTGACCGCCCCGTCACCGGGGCCGGCTTATCAGGCCATGGAAGCGTGGGGGCTGCCGGCGCTCAATACGCTGATCCTGCTGTCTTCTGCGGTCAGCCTGACCTGGGCGCACTGGGGCCTGCTACTGGAGCGACGGGCACAACTGAAGCTGGGCCTGCTCATCACCATCGTGCTGGGACTGATTTTTCTCTGTCTGCAGGCCATCGAATACCACCATGCCTGGACGGCACAGCAGCTGACCTTGTCAGCGGGGGGCTACGGCATGACCTTCTACATGCTGACCGGCCTGCACGGCCTGCATGTCTTGCTGGGTAGTGCCATCTTGCTGGTGGTGTGGTTACGGGTGCTGCGCGGGCACTTCGACCAGCAACACCATTTCGCCTTCGAGGCAGCGGCCTGGTATTGGCATTTTGTCGATGTGGTGTGGCTGTTGCTGTTTGTCTTTGTCTACTGCCTGTAG
- a CDS encoding DUF2970 domain-containing protein produces the protein MSWWRGVLAVLAAFVGIRRQQAAQQDGRLRPLQLIATALLLVAALISVLLLLVNWISH, from the coding sequence ATGAGCTGGTGGCGTGGTGTGCTGGCGGTACTGGCGGCTTTTGTCGGTATCCGCCGGCAGCAGGCGGCACAGCAGGACGGACGTTTGCGGCCGCTGCAGCTGATTGCCACTGCCTTGTTGCTGGTGGCGGCGCTGATCAGCGTGCTGCTGCTACTGGTGAACTGGATAAGCCATTGA
- a CDS encoding cytochrome c oxidase assembly protein, which yields MASGMQAANLTLLRRLLLLVLLMFGFAWGLVPLYRVICEVTGLNRVVAADALPGRDAAQVAVRPVALQLDAMVQPGLPWQVRPLQSRLQVKTGQFIQLQYELRNNSQQRVVGQAIPRYLPAEAAAYVKKLECFCFRQQVFQPGETRRFPVVLVIDRALPAAIDSITLSYSVFDVPQGEGRP from the coding sequence ATGGCCAGCGGTATGCAGGCAGCCAATCTCACCCTGTTGCGCAGGCTGTTGCTGCTGGTGCTGTTGATGTTCGGCTTTGCCTGGGGGCTGGTGCCGCTGTACCGGGTGATTTGTGAGGTGACCGGCTTGAACCGGGTGGTGGCGGCCGATGCCTTGCCGGGCAGGGATGCGGCGCAGGTTGCAGTACGGCCGGTGGCGCTGCAACTGGACGCCATGGTGCAGCCTGGCCTGCCCTGGCAGGTAAGGCCGCTGCAATCACGGCTACAGGTGAAAACCGGGCAGTTCATCCAGCTGCAGTACGAGTTGCGTAACAACAGCCAGCAGCGGGTGGTGGGGCAGGCGATTCCGCGCTATCTGCCGGCCGAGGCTGCTGCTTATGTCAAGAAGCTGGAGTGCTTCTGTTTTCGCCAACAGGTGTTCCAGCCCGGTGAGACGCGGCGTTTCCCTGTGGTGCTGGTGATAGACCGGGCACTGCCGGCCGCGATAGACAGCATCACCCTGTCGTACAGCGTGTTCGATGTACCGCAGGGGGAGGGCAGGCCATGA
- the ctaD gene encoding cytochrome c oxidase subunit I, translating to MAIAGLAAVPQQSHRPHGWRRWLFATNHKDIGSLYLWFAFCMFLVGGVLALCIRAELFRPGLQFFQPELFNQLTTLHGLIMVFGAIMPAFTGLANWMLPLMIGAPDMAFARMNNWSFWLLPPAMALLLLSFVVPGGAAAAGWTLYAPLSVQLGMGMDLTIFAIHILGVSSIMGAINIVVTIINLRAPGMGMMKMPMFAWASLITAYLIIAVMPVLAGAVTMVLTDRHFGTHFFNAAGGGDPILYQHVFWFFGHPEVYIMALPAFGIVSQVIPTFARKPLFGYTSMVYATSSIGVLSFMVWAHHMFVTGMPATAQLFFMYATMLIAVPTGVKVFNWIATMWEGSMSFETPMLFAIGFILLFTIGGLSGVTLSVAAVDVQLHGSYYVVAHFHYVLVAGALFSLFSAVYYWFPKMTGKMYSERLGRLHFWWSLLWFNVTFFPMHFLGLAGMPRRIPDYALQFTQFNQIASVGAFMFGLGQLIFLVNILYSLRHGKTAAQLPWEGGNTLEWRLPTPAPYHSFSEAPQLDVAENGVVVAMQGGKHG from the coding sequence ATGGCTATTGCCGGTCTTGCAGCTGTACCGCAGCAATCACACCGGCCGCATGGCTGGCGGCGCTGGCTGTTTGCCACCAATCACAAGGACATCGGTTCGCTCTATCTGTGGTTTGCCTTCTGCATGTTTCTGGTGGGCGGCGTGCTGGCCTTGTGCATACGGGCCGAGCTGTTTCGTCCCGGCCTGCAGTTTTTCCAGCCGGAGCTGTTCAACCAGCTCACCACCTTGCATGGGCTGATCATGGTATTTGGCGCCATCATGCCGGCCTTTACCGGCCTGGCCAACTGGATGCTGCCGCTGATGATAGGTGCGCCGGACATGGCGTTTGCCCGTATGAATAACTGGAGCTTCTGGCTGCTGCCACCGGCCATGGCCTTGCTGCTGCTGTCTTTTGTGGTGCCCGGCGGCGCGGCGGCGGCCGGCTGGACGCTGTATGCGCCCTTGTCCGTGCAGCTGGGCATGGGCATGGATCTGACCATTTTTGCCATCCACATCCTGGGGGTCAGTTCCATCATGGGGGCCATCAATATCGTGGTCACCATCATCAATCTGCGTGCGCCCGGCATGGGCATGATGAAGATGCCGATGTTTGCCTGGGCCAGCCTGATCACCGCCTATCTCATCATCGCGGTGATGCCGGTGCTGGCTGGCGCGGTCACCATGGTGCTGACCGACCGCCACTTCGGCACGCATTTCTTCAATGCCGCCGGCGGGGGCGATCCCATTCTGTACCAGCATGTGTTCTGGTTTTTCGGCCATCCCGAGGTCTACATCATGGCCTTGCCGGCTTTTGGCATTGTCAGTCAGGTGATTCCCACTTTTGCCCGCAAGCCGCTGTTTGGCTACACATCCATGGTGTATGCCACCAGTTCGATTGGCGTGCTGTCCTTCATGGTGTGGGCGCACCACATGTTTGTCACCGGCATGCCGGCTACGGCGCAGCTGTTCTTCATGTACGCCACCATGCTGATTGCCGTGCCCACCGGGGTGAAGGTATTCAACTGGATAGCCACCATGTGGGAGGGCAGCATGAGCTTTGAAACCCCCATGCTGTTTGCCATCGGCTTTATCCTGCTGTTCACCATTGGCGGGCTATCCGGCGTCACTCTCAGCGTGGCCGCAGTCGACGTGCAACTGCATGGCAGCTACTACGTGGTGGCGCATTTTCATTACGTGCTGGTGGCCGGAGCCTTGTTCAGCCTGTTTTCCGCCGTGTATTACTGGTTCCCCAAGATGACCGGCAAGATGTATAGCGAGCGCCTAGGGCGGCTGCATTTCTGGTGGTCGCTGCTGTGGTTCAACGTCACCTTCTTTCCCATGCATTTTCTTGGCCTGGCCGGCATGCCACGGCGCATTCCCGACTACGCACTGCAATTTACCCAATTCAACCAGATCGCCAGCGTCGGGGCCTTCATGTTCGGCCTGGGGCAGCTGATTTTCCTGGTGAACATTTTGTACTCGCTGCGCCATGGCAAAACGGCTGCCCAGCTGCCGTGGGAGGGGGGCAATACCCTGGAGTGGCGGCTGCCGACGCCGGCGCCGTATCACAGTTTCAGTGAAGCCCCGCAGCTGGACGTGGCAGAAAACGGCGTGGTGGTCGCCATGCAGGGCGGCAAGCACGGCTAA